The following proteins are encoded in a genomic region of Brachypodium distachyon strain Bd21 chromosome 1, Brachypodium_distachyon_v3.0, whole genome shotgun sequence:
- the LOC100832798 gene encoding succinate dehydrogenase subunit 5, mitochondrial, with amino-acid sequence MASSARAAASAARSALRAAPLAGRVPGSSLPHLAPSSPAQAAGILRRSAGAAWMQTLVAPLHSAARSARTRTCSAQDGNTSSSWNFRRPFSSNEKHLPAISDPEIESALKDLMAASWNELPGSLVNEAKKAVSKATDDKAGQEALENVFRAAEACEEFGGVLVTLRLALDDLCGLTGENVGPLPSYVEDAVKSAYNRYMAYLESFGPEEHYLRKKVESELGTKMIHLKMRCSGIGSEWGKITLIGTSGISGSYVELRA; translated from the exons atggcaTCGTCGGCCCgagcggcggcctccgccgcgagaTCAGCTCTCCGCGCGGCGCCCCTCGCCGGCCGCGTCCCAGGCTCGTCGCTTCCGCATCTGGCGCCCTCTTCCCCTGCCCAAGCCGCAGGGATCCTCCGCAG GTCGGCGGGAGCGGCGTGGATGCAGACGCTGGTAGCGCCCCTGCACAGCGCGGCCAGGTCGGCTCGCACGAGGACCTGCAGCGCCCAAG ATGGCAACACCTCATCCTCATGGAACTTTAGGCGCCCATTCAGTTCAAATGAAAAGCATCTGCCTGCAATATCTGACCCAGAAATTGAGTCCGCGTTGAAGGATTTGATGGCTGCTAGCTGGAATGAACTTCCAGGTTCTCTTGTCAATGAAGCAAAAAAAGCAGTATCTAAAGCTACTGATGATAAGGCTGGTCAAGAGGCTTTGGAAAATGTATTTCGTGCAGCTGAGGCATGTGAAGAATTTGGTGGAGTTTTAGTTACCCTAAGATTGGCTCTTGATGATCTTTGCGGTCTAACGGGTGAG AATGTTGGTCCCTTGCCTAGTTATGTAGAAGATGCTGTTAAATCCGCATATAATAGATATATGGCATATCTGGAATCATTTGGCCCTGAAGAGCATTATCTACGTAAAAAGGTGGAGAGTGAGTTGGGGACAAAAATGATTCACCTGAAAATGAGATGCAGTGGCATAGGGTCCGAGTGGGGAAAG
- the LOC100833108 gene encoding uncharacterized protein LOC100833108: MAMERLLASMVFCEAPLDAYGTSATAIKHLAVVSGATAAAPDAEKKRGLICGESSSSSLSATAKQQQRRAGFELAFDGLNCFDTVVMH, from the coding sequence atGGCGATGGAGAGGCTCTTGGCGTCGATGGTCTTCTGCGAGGCGCCGCTGGACGCCTACGGCACGTCGGCGACCGCCATCAAGCACCTGgccgtcgtctccggcgccacggcggcggcgccggacgcCGAGAAGAAGCGGGGACTGATCTGCGGCgagtcgtcgtcttcgtctttgtcggcgacggcgaagcagcagcagcggcgtgCCGGGTTCGAGCTGGCGTTCGACGGGCTCAACTGCTTCGACACCGTCGTCATGCACTGa
- the LOC100833421 gene encoding uncharacterized protein LOC100833421, whose amino-acid sequence MDKILAFSILSSSPADIAGGGAGYATTRVISWRSGADTKKQQQQQAEEKKKKVRQSAPLAERKPEARFAPEFDGINCFESIVSF is encoded by the coding sequence ATGGACAAGATCCTGGCTTTCTCGATCCTGAGCTCGTCCCCGGCGGACatcgcgggcggcggcgccgggtaCGCCACCACGCGCGTCATCTCCTGGCGGAGCGGCGCCGACaccaagaagcagcagcagcagcaagcggaggagaagaagaagaaggtccgGCAGAGCGCGCCGCTGGcggagaggaagccggaggCGAGGTTCGCGCCCGAGTTCGATGGCATCAACTGCTTCGAGTCCATAGTTTCCTTTTGA
- the LOC100830582 gene encoding uncharacterized protein LOC100830582, whose translation MDKVLAFSILSASPADIAGGSWARLSWRGRKLQQQDDHHNQAGAGRQGGGGQPAEAAEQGKSQEPRRPRFAPEFDGIDCFETIVWR comes from the coding sequence ATGGACAAGGTGCTGGCCTTCTCGATCCTGAGCGCGTCGCCGGCCGACATCGCCGGCGGGAGCTGGGCGCGGCTGTCGTGGCGGGGGAggaagctgcagcagcaggacgACCACCATAACCAGGCCGGAGCAGGgcggcagggcggcggcggccagccggcggaggcggcggagcaggggaAATCGCAggagccgcggcggccgcggttCGCGCCGGAGTTCGATGGCATCGACTGCTTCGAGACCATCGTCTGGCGTTAA
- the LOC100831201 gene encoding protein EXORDIUM-like 3, whose protein sequence is MPSPPAPPAMRCLFFFLLAAPLASAWRPWPPRNGSSNAASGIGVSKKFEGSSDFVKLEYHMGPVLAADITVHPIWYGAWPATQKRTIRAFLRSLSPEAQSAAAIPSPSVAAWWRTVRLYADQTDANVSAVVNLGQEKSDTRMSRGASLTRLDIQRVIHDAVTARTKPLPVDSSGGLYLVLTSPEVHVETFCGQVCGFHYFTFPSIVGYTLPYAWVGNSAARCPEICAYPFAIPSYVANGRKPEMAPNGDVGVDGMVSVIAHELAEAASNPLANAWYAGGDPSFPTEIADLCEGIYGTGGGGAYTGQLLTDGRSGAAYNVNGVRGRRFLVQWVWDPYRSYCSGPNALDHQ, encoded by the coding sequence ATGCCTTCCCCTCCGGCTCCGCCCGCAATGCgctgcctcttcttcttcctcctcgcggcgCCGCTCGCAAGCGCGTggcgtccatggccgccgcgcaACGGCAGCAGCAACGCCGCGTCCGGCATCGGCGTGTCGAAGAAGTTCGAGGGCTCGTCAGACTTCGTGAAGCTGGAGTACCACATGGGCCCGGTGCTGGCGGCCGACATCACCGTCCACCCGATCTGGTACGGCGCCTGGCCGGCAACCCAGAAGCGCACCATCCGGGCCTTCCTCCGCTCCCTCTCGCCGGAGGCccagagcgccgccgccatcccttCCCCCTCCGTCGCCGCCTGGTGGCGCACCGTCCGCCTCTACGCCGACCAAACCGACGCCAACGTGTCCGCCGTCGTCAACCTCGGCCAGGAAAAATCGGACACCCGGATGTCCCGGGGAGCGTCCTTAACCCGGCTCGACATCCAGCGGGTGATCCACGACGCGGTCACCGCGCGCACGAAGCCGCTGCCCGTCGACTCCTCCGGCGGACTCTACCTGGTGCTAACCTCCCCGGAAGTCCACGTGGAGACCTTCTGCGGGCAAGTCTGCGGTTTCCACTACTTCACCTTCCCTTCCATCGTCGGCTACACGCTCCCCTACGCCTGGGTCGGCAactccgccgcccgctgccCGGAGATCTGCGCCTACCCGTTCGCCATCCCGAGTTACGTAGCGAACGGCCGGAAGCCGGAGATGGCGCCGAACGGGGACGTGGGCGTGGACGGGATGGTGAGCGTGATCGCGCACGAgctggcggaggcggcgtcgaACCCGCTGGCCAACGCGTGgtacgccggcggcgaccccTCGTTCCCGACCGAGATCGCGGATTTGTGCGAGGGGATTTATGGGACGGGCGGTGGGGGAGCGTATACTGGGCAGCTGCTTACTGATGGGAGGTCTGGAGCTGCGTATAATGTTAATGGCGTTAGGGGCAGGAGGTTCTTGGTTCAGTGGGTCTGGGATCCTTACCGGAGCTACTGCTCCGGCCCCAACGCGCTCGATCACCAGTAG